The following are encoded together in the Parambassis ranga chromosome 20, fParRan2.1, whole genome shotgun sequence genome:
- the pomp gene encoding proteasome maturation protein, which translates to MNTRGLRSQLKDSVPVAGFCPQGAYGVQDTLRSGFTSVKNELLPSHPLEISEKNFQLNQDKMNFSTLRNIQGLHAPLKLQMEYRAARQIQRLPFLQSSHLALDTLRGSDESIGFEDILNDPAQSEVMGEPHMMVEYKLGML; encoded by the exons ATG AATACCAGAGGACTCCGCTCTCAGTTGAAAGACAGTGTACCTGTGGCAGGTTTTTGTCCGCAGGGAGCATACGGAGTCCAGGACACTTTGCGTAGTGG CTTTACCAGTGTAAAGAATGAGCTCCTTCCTAGCCACCCGCTGGAGATATCCGAAAAAAAT TTCCAGCTTAACCAGGACAAGATGAATTTCTCAACACTCAGAAACATCCAGGGTCTTCATGCTCCACTCAAACTACAGATGGAGTACAGGGCAGCTAGACAG ATCCAGCGGCTGCCGTTCTTACAGAGTTCACACTTGGCTCTCGATACTCTGCGAGGCAGTGACGAGTCCATCGGTTTTGAGGACATTCTTAATG ATCCAGCCCAGAGTGAAGTGATGGGTGAGCCACATATGATGGTGGAATACAAACTGGGAATGTTGTGA